The following coding sequences are from one Leptospira mayottensis 200901116 window:
- a CDS encoding fructosamine kinase family protein — translation MVIKTDLEEAICDGLHRLGILNPGYRPKVTFHSSSLNEIYLATVPHHSFGVKVIANKEMAETEKESLEELFRIGVRVPECYGVVQIENSWLLVMDYIESGSVSGIREDLIRNLKLLYRKDSNSWGWKRNNFIGTLSQKNRWYSTFEKFFWESRLSTQLDLAFSRKLIASKDVENVQYVFQKFTEEWSLNRSSPRLIHGDLWSGNILTGKNGHSYLIDPSISFSHPEQDLSMLNLFGNSLNLEEMQQILAFCGIENPEHFKDRIPFWQMYPVLVHINLFGSSYLSSLRQILRYYGKS, via the coding sequence TTGGTTATTAAAACGGATTTAGAAGAGGCAATCTGCGATGGTTTGCATAGACTTGGGATTTTAAATCCTGGGTACAGACCCAAAGTGACCTTTCATTCTTCCAGTCTTAACGAAATTTATCTCGCCACCGTTCCTCATCATTCCTTTGGAGTAAAAGTCATCGCAAATAAGGAAATGGCTGAAACTGAAAAAGAATCTTTGGAAGAACTATTTAGAATCGGGGTCCGCGTTCCCGAATGTTATGGAGTTGTACAAATCGAAAATTCCTGGCTCTTAGTAATGGACTACATTGAATCCGGATCGGTTTCGGGAATTCGAGAAGATTTAATTCGAAATCTAAAATTGCTTTATCGTAAGGATTCGAATTCTTGGGGATGGAAACGAAATAATTTTATCGGAACTCTTTCCCAAAAGAATCGATGGTATTCCACCTTTGAGAAATTCTTCTGGGAAAGTCGCTTATCAACTCAATTGGATTTAGCTTTTTCACGTAAACTGATTGCGAGCAAGGATGTAGAAAATGTACAATATGTTTTTCAAAAATTTACAGAAGAATGGTCTCTCAATCGAAGTAGTCCGAGATTGATACACGGAGATCTTTGGTCTGGAAACATTCTCACTGGAAAGAACGGACATTCTTATTTGATCGACCCTTCAATTTCATTTTCACATCCCGAGCAAGATCTCTCTATGTTGAATCTATTCGGTAATTCTTTAAATTTAGAAGAGATGCAACAGATTCTTGCTTTTTGCGGAATAGAAAATCCGGAGCATTTCAAAGATAGAATTCCATTTTGGCAGATGTATCCAGTTTTGGTTCATATTAATCTCTTCGGATCTTCTTATTTATCTTCGCTTCGACAGATCTTACGTTATTACGGTAAAAGTTAA
- the mtnP gene encoding S-methyl-5'-thioadenosine phosphorylase, with the protein MPRNVKAAIIGGTGLYSLDGMELIEEICPDTPWGKPSDKIKIGKYKEKLIAFLPRHGIGHFLSPPEVPNHANICALKQLGVEEIVAFSSVGSLREEIKPLDFVLPSQIIDRTRLRDSTYFGNGVVAHAPFAEPFSQNLGKRIEQTAKKIGLKIHTGKTLICMEGPLFSTKAESHLYRSWGADIINMTVLPEAKLAREAEISYQMICMSTDYDCWREEEESVTVEMVIANLTKNAETAKKLLSELIHVIGNGDDLSLKNSTRYSIITAPEKRNPETVKKLKVLFPEYF; encoded by the coding sequence ATGCCACGTAACGTAAAAGCGGCCATCATAGGTGGAACGGGACTCTATAGTTTGGATGGAATGGAATTAATAGAAGAAATTTGTCCCGATACTCCCTGGGGAAAACCTTCTGACAAAATCAAAATCGGGAAGTACAAAGAAAAACTGATCGCATTTTTACCGAGACACGGAATCGGGCATTTTCTTTCGCCACCCGAAGTCCCGAATCATGCAAATATCTGTGCGCTCAAACAACTTGGTGTGGAAGAGATTGTCGCGTTTAGTTCGGTTGGAAGTTTGAGAGAAGAAATCAAACCTCTTGATTTCGTTTTACCTTCTCAAATCATTGATCGTACCCGTTTAAGGGACTCCACTTATTTCGGAAACGGAGTGGTTGCACACGCTCCGTTTGCGGAGCCATTTTCTCAAAACCTGGGTAAAAGGATTGAACAAACCGCTAAAAAGATCGGCTTGAAAATTCATACGGGTAAAACATTGATTTGTATGGAAGGTCCTCTTTTTTCCACAAAGGCCGAATCTCATCTTTATCGTTCTTGGGGTGCGGATATCATCAATATGACCGTACTTCCGGAAGCGAAACTTGCTCGCGAAGCCGAGATTTCATATCAGATGATTTGTATGTCTACGGATTATGACTGTTGGAGAGAAGAGGAGGAATCCGTCACCGTTGAAATGGTGATCGCAAATCTTACGAAAAATGCGGAGACTGCTAAAAAGCTTCTTTCCGAATTGATTCATGTGATTGGAAACGGGGACGACTTAAGTTTAAAAAATAGTACTCGATATTCGATCATCACGGCGCCTGAAAAAAGAAATCCGGAAACCGTAAAGAAACTCAAAGTTCTTTTTCCGGAATATTTTTAA
- a CDS encoding bifunctional helix-turn-helix domain-containing protein/methylated-DNA--[protein]-cysteine S-methyltransferase: MEHYKKIAKAIQFIQKHAVSQPELDEIAKSVNLSPFHFQRLFTEWAGVSPKQFLQYLTLQNAKSILSKPQATLFDAAFEIGLSGTSRLHDLFVKIEGMTPGEFKNGGEKLKIRYSFQKNVFGDYVVASTEKGICNLYFYDVSREQVVSELKEQWNKANLIQQTDENQNRVIRFFDKTFDEKEKIKLHLKGTDFQIKVWEALLKIPEGQLSSYMDIANSIGQENASRAVGSAIGKNPIGYLIPCHRVIKSTGGIGEYRWGSERKMAMIGWEISRTDRLVSGIS; encoded by the coding sequence ATGGAACATTACAAAAAAATCGCAAAAGCAATACAGTTCATACAGAAACACGCTGTTTCTCAACCCGAATTAGATGAAATTGCAAAGTCTGTGAACTTGAGTCCGTTTCATTTTCAAAGGCTTTTTACCGAATGGGCCGGTGTCAGTCCGAAACAATTTCTGCAATACCTTACGTTGCAAAATGCAAAATCCATACTTTCCAAGCCTCAAGCGACTCTGTTCGATGCCGCATTTGAAATCGGTTTGTCCGGAACGAGTCGATTGCACGATCTATTCGTGAAAATCGAAGGAATGACTCCTGGAGAATTTAAAAACGGCGGAGAAAAACTCAAGATTCGATACAGCTTTCAGAAAAATGTTTTTGGTGATTATGTAGTCGCTTCCACAGAAAAAGGGATTTGTAATTTATATTTTTATGATGTTTCTAGAGAACAGGTGGTTTCCGAGCTGAAAGAGCAATGGAATAAAGCGAATCTAATTCAGCAAACGGACGAGAATCAAAATCGAGTCATTCGTTTTTTTGATAAAACATTCGACGAAAAGGAAAAAATCAAACTTCATCTTAAAGGAACCGATTTTCAAATCAAGGTTTGGGAAGCGCTTCTTAAAATTCCAGAAGGTCAATTGTCTTCTTACATGGATATTGCGAACTCCATTGGACAAGAAAACGCTTCGAGGGCTGTCGGAAGTGCGATCGGAAAAAATCCGATCGGATATCTGATTCCTTGTCACCGTGTGATCAAAAGTACAGGTGGCATCGGAGAATATCGTTGGGGTTCCGAGAGAAAAATGGCCATGATCGGTTGGGAAATAAGCAGAACGGACCGTTTAGTTTCGGGCATATCCTAA
- a CDS encoding ABC transporter permease: MKQVFQLINIQLKEFYREPAILFWAFVFPIAMAGVLGVAFKNRGSEEVKIAILENSYQLEELKKVLDSTHNKKEKSKEKIPTSDSDKLPSLKFLVVSKNEAIRDLKRGKLNVIVERTQGGKIRFFFDTDNPNGQRDYLLILAKIRSSYTDFELQVDRLDSKGIRYIDYLVPGMLAMGVMNSCLWGVGWNLIEMRMKKLLRRMSATPMSKLSFLLSFFFTRLIVTTIESAILLGFTLFTFENALEGSFEAIIMIFLSGNFAFSCIGIFVGSRAANSQVGNGLINAVTFPMMTLSGVFFSYQNFPEIVLPIIKNLPLTLMADSLRAVFIEGAGFISIIPAVITLFVYGIVFLFIGNKIFRWS, from the coding sequence ATGAAACAAGTATTCCAACTGATAAATATACAACTTAAAGAATTTTACAGGGAGCCTGCGATTCTTTTTTGGGCTTTCGTATTTCCGATTGCGATGGCAGGAGTCCTTGGAGTTGCGTTTAAAAATCGGGGATCAGAAGAAGTCAAAATTGCAATATTAGAAAATTCTTATCAACTTGAAGAACTTAAAAAAGTCTTAGATTCCACCCATAATAAAAAAGAAAAATCGAAAGAAAAAATCCCCACTTCTGATTCTGATAAACTTCCTTCCTTGAAGTTTTTGGTTGTTTCTAAGAATGAAGCGATTCGAGATCTTAAAAGAGGGAAACTCAACGTAATCGTCGAAAGGACACAAGGTGGAAAGATTCGTTTCTTCTTCGATACAGATAACCCAAATGGTCAGAGAGATTATCTTTTGATCTTGGCAAAAATCCGTTCGAGTTATACAGATTTTGAATTGCAAGTGGATCGTTTGGATTCGAAGGGGATCAGATACATCGACTATTTAGTTCCCGGAATGCTTGCGATGGGTGTGATGAATTCCTGTCTTTGGGGGGTCGGTTGGAATCTGATCGAAATGAGGATGAAAAAACTTTTACGGAGAATGTCCGCAACTCCGATGAGTAAGTTGTCTTTTCTACTTTCTTTCTTTTTTACAAGATTGATCGTAACGACAATCGAATCGGCAATTCTACTCGGATTTACTTTGTTTACGTTCGAGAACGCGTTGGAAGGTTCCTTTGAAGCCATAATTATGATTTTTCTTTCCGGAAATTTCGCATTTTCCTGTATTGGAATATTTGTCGGGTCAAGGGCGGCGAATTCTCAAGTCGGAAATGGGCTCATAAATGCGGTTACATTTCCTATGATGACTCTTTCCGGAGTCTTTTTCTCTTATCAAAATTTTCCCGAAATCGTACTTCCGATAATCAAAAACCTTCCTTTGACGTTGATGGCGGACTCTTTAAGGGCAGTTTTTATCGAAGGAGCGGGTTTCATTTCGATAATTCCCGCCGTGATTACGTTATTTGTATACGGAATCGTATTTCTTTTTATAGGAAATAAAATTTTTCGCTGGTCTTGA
- a CDS encoding M43 family metalopeptidase leptolysin: protein MLKRPLILILILCFFVWGCPINQGKDKNSKNLELLLGLYLLNEANYHCEPEENVRTSGSAPNFSVSNSNLSQVLLTESEGYQDGGTAYLVGTVKFSGIGKNNPMGIVYAEQNHQFSSNSNRFIYPFWTNASGNLIQDSGKSESIGYRSVTTAFPIGATPGYYAPSSNYNNFNNNLLGTNFIVPTVPGPLITTRKITNNTVQTCEEYKFRAEQNGLLGSSSSGLKKVWQSRKKLNINLIFIQNAIATPTTAGMATMIQTLKDIYAQDTVKIDVTVTASLVPAAAGAPYLTVANISDDYGDVVGSLGSLYRNNPSNVQDSNSLNIYITRDYQVSSNAPAGILGISSGIPGIPITGTPKSGMIVFIENHRTSSGCGVQGQDLICESDQVFLAKTIAHEAGHYLGLYHLVEKDVVKGRYSFDPLPETPECKDQNGNNIVGLGECLGEGFYDSGGLNLMFWAGNPKINQTQLTGEQGWVLRSHPLVY, encoded by the coding sequence ATGTTGAAAAGGCCATTGATTCTGATTTTGATTCTTTGTTTTTTTGTATGGGGATGTCCTATAAATCAGGGAAAGGATAAAAACTCAAAAAATTTGGAACTTCTTTTGGGATTGTATTTGCTCAACGAGGCGAATTATCATTGTGAACCAGAAGAAAACGTTCGAACCAGTGGAAGCGCACCGAATTTCAGCGTATCGAATTCCAATCTGAGTCAGGTTCTTTTAACGGAAAGTGAAGGGTATCAAGACGGCGGAACGGCCTATCTTGTCGGAACAGTGAAATTCTCCGGAATCGGAAAAAATAATCCAATGGGAATCGTTTATGCCGAACAGAACCATCAGTTTTCTTCCAACTCGAACCGTTTTATTTACCCATTTTGGACAAACGCTTCGGGAAATTTGATTCAAGATAGCGGAAAAAGCGAATCCATAGGTTATAGATCCGTTACGACAGCTTTTCCTATAGGCGCCACTCCGGGATATTATGCACCTAGTTCAAATTATAATAATTTCAACAACAATCTCTTGGGAACGAATTTTATCGTGCCGACCGTGCCCGGGCCGTTAATCACTACGCGAAAAATCACGAATAACACGGTTCAAACTTGCGAAGAATACAAATTTCGTGCGGAACAAAACGGATTATTGGGAAGTTCCTCTTCGGGTTTGAAAAAGGTCTGGCAATCCAGAAAAAAATTGAATATCAACTTGATTTTCATTCAAAATGCTATAGCAACTCCCACAACAGCCGGAATGGCGACGATGATACAGACCTTAAAGGATATTTATGCGCAAGATACGGTTAAAATCGACGTAACGGTCACAGCTTCCTTGGTGCCCGCTGCCGCTGGAGCTCCTTACTTAACGGTCGCAAATATTTCAGATGATTATGGAGATGTGGTAGGTTCTTTAGGATCTCTTTATAGGAATAACCCATCTAATGTACAAGATTCGAATTCTTTGAACATTTACATCACAAGAGATTATCAGGTCTCAAGCAACGCGCCCGCTGGGATTTTAGGGATTTCATCTGGCATACCCGGAATTCCAATTACCGGTACTCCGAAATCGGGTATGATCGTATTTATCGAAAATCATAGAACGTCTTCTGGATGTGGAGTACAAGGACAGGATCTAATCTGCGAGTCAGATCAGGTTTTTCTTGCTAAGACAATCGCTCATGAAGCCGGTCATTATTTAGGTCTTTATCATTTAGTAGAGAAAGACGTCGTCAAAGGGCGTTATTCTTTTGACCCACTTCCCGAAACTCCAGAATGTAAAGACCAAAACGGAAATAACATTGTGGGTTTAGGAGAATGTCTGGGCGAAGGATTTTATGATAGCGGAGGACTTAATCTGATGTTTTGGGCCGGAAACCCTAAGATAAATCAAACTCAATTGACGGGAGAACAGGGCTGGGTGCTTCGCTCGCATCCTCTTGTATATTAA
- a CDS encoding methyl-accepting chemotaxis protein, which translates to MSKQSIESIRKKGETLTYYARMGIMIMMLLSLASSFKALQTQIKVIHSCGALIMFIYSILGFILYKKYEIKNWVHNLFVILDSLTLSITIFLDSMVSAEIIAPVLKNAILYSVYYFIIAYSGLLGRPKFVLITGLISSIGYAIALTNAAFHGLQFSEDNVINMKPGYIKLSAEITKVVFMMGVSFILYRLMKLFDDLYQEATSYFQENKQFLNKLEDNRKVIHSSAETLEISVTDFSEFTSLTSAKMESQAASLEEVNAVIESLSKASEKNVDSIRIQNENLIELNQKSQVLLDVIAKISEHSKGLDTNAKESKLEMEVVKKSVEKTGEFLKSISNSFQRVDEINRILGEIADKTNLLSLNASIEAARAGAAGRGFAVVAQEVSKLAEFTATNAKMISKVVQESLEFIEEANSASLDTGHSTENQSVKINLTVSKIEEMNGLYERGTTIINDFVRNLERAKKLSDELFYSTEEQMTGQKEMMKAMLELEKEVNEITQESGKIQDGVLKIKTQSRDLKALSVV; encoded by the coding sequence ATGTCCAAACAATCTATAGAATCCATTCGCAAGAAAGGAGAAACACTCACCTATTACGCCAGGATGGGAATCATGATTATGATGTTGCTTTCCTTGGCGTCGAGTTTTAAAGCCCTTCAGACTCAGATCAAGGTGATTCATTCTTGCGGTGCGTTGATTATGTTTATTTACTCGATTTTAGGCTTTATCCTATATAAAAAGTATGAAATTAAAAATTGGGTTCATAATTTATTCGTAATATTGGATTCTCTTACGTTGAGTATAACGATTTTTTTAGATAGTATGGTTTCTGCGGAAATCATCGCACCCGTTCTCAAAAATGCGATTCTCTATTCTGTTTATTACTTTATTATTGCTTATTCCGGTTTGTTAGGAAGGCCCAAGTTTGTACTAATTACAGGTTTGATTTCTTCTATAGGTTATGCGATTGCGTTGACAAATGCTGCATTCCACGGTCTTCAATTTTCTGAAGACAACGTGATTAATATGAAGCCAGGTTATATTAAACTCAGCGCGGAAATCACGAAGGTTGTCTTTATGATGGGAGTGAGTTTTATTCTTTATCGTTTGATGAAACTGTTTGACGACTTATATCAGGAAGCAACTTCCTATTTTCAGGAAAATAAACAATTCCTAAATAAGTTGGAGGATAACAGAAAGGTAATTCATTCTTCGGCGGAGACATTAGAGATTTCGGTGACGGACTTTTCGGAATTTACAAGTTTGACCAGTGCAAAGATGGAATCACAAGCAGCTTCTTTGGAGGAAGTCAACGCTGTAATTGAGTCCTTATCAAAAGCTTCTGAAAAGAATGTCGACTCGATTCGAATTCAAAACGAGAATCTGATCGAACTCAATCAAAAGTCTCAGGTACTTTTGGATGTGATCGCGAAAATATCGGAACATTCCAAAGGTTTGGATACGAATGCGAAAGAAAGTAAATTGGAAATGGAAGTAGTCAAGAAGTCGGTTGAAAAGACCGGTGAATTCTTAAAGAGCATTTCGAATTCGTTTCAGCGCGTGGATGAGATCAATCGTATTCTTGGAGAAATTGCAGACAAAACCAATCTTCTTTCTCTGAACGCTTCGATTGAAGCTGCTCGTGCGGGTGCCGCGGGTCGTGGTTTTGCAGTAGTTGCTCAAGAAGTTAGTAAACTTGCTGAATTTACCGCCACGAATGCGAAGATGATTTCGAAAGTGGTTCAAGAGTCACTTGAGTTTATCGAAGAGGCGAATTCAGCTTCTCTTGATACTGGTCATTCGACTGAAAATCAGAGCGTTAAAATTAATCTTACCGTATCTAAAATAGAAGAGATGAATGGCTTGTATGAACGTGGAACGACGATAATAAACGATTTCGTAAGAAATCTTGAGAGAGCGAAGAAATTATCGGATGAATTGTTTTATTCTACGGAAGAACAGATGACAGGTCAGAAAGAGATGATGAAGGCGATGCTTGAACTTGAAAAGGAAGTAAACGAAATCACTCAGGAATCCGGAAAAATTCAAGATGGAGTTTTGAAAATTAAAACTCAATCAAGAGATTTGAAGGCTTTGAGTGTCGTTTAA
- a CDS encoding quinone-dependent dihydroorotate dehydrogenase, with amino-acid sequence MFSSTLKQATYSTFLKPFFLSLDPETAHELAKNLLNISAKFPGILTLVESMTSYRSDRLKTRVAGIEFENPLGMGAGFDKTGELYPFLSRMGFSHIEVGTITGQSQPGNPKPRVFRYPEDQALINRMGFNNPGADSAEKIIASQKKRKIRGINAGKTKIISEEKAVEDYVYTLKKLSPYADYAVINISSPNTPGLRDFQKQENFVSLIQGIKNGLGKNFIIPLFVKFAPDMETKDLEALLESSLSLKVDGVVLTNTTIDKSSLKAYPNVEKEGGLSGTPLKNRSTEFVRVAYRILKRRIPIIGVGGIDSEKAALEKILAGADLIQIYTGYIYQGPFLPLKILEFLDRFLKKQDLKTVADLVGKEKEIQYDPK; translated from the coding sequence ATGTTTTCCTCGACTTTGAAGCAAGCCACATATTCAACTTTTTTGAAACCGTTTTTTCTCTCTTTGGATCCAGAGACAGCGCATGAACTTGCAAAAAACTTACTTAACATCAGTGCAAAATTCCCTGGGATTTTAACGTTGGTGGAATCGATGACATCTTATCGAAGTGATCGTTTGAAAACGAGAGTTGCGGGAATCGAATTCGAGAATCCTTTGGGAATGGGCGCAGGCTTTGATAAAACGGGAGAACTTTACCCCTTTCTTTCTCGAATGGGTTTTAGCCATATTGAAGTAGGAACGATCACAGGACAATCGCAACCGGGGAATCCCAAACCCAGAGTGTTTCGTTACCCTGAAGATCAAGCTTTGATCAATCGTATGGGTTTTAATAATCCAGGCGCCGATTCGGCGGAGAAAATCATTGCTTCCCAAAAAAAGAGAAAAATCCGCGGGATCAACGCAGGTAAAACGAAAATCATTTCCGAAGAAAAAGCAGTCGAAGATTACGTTTATACTCTCAAGAAACTTTCACCTTATGCGGATTATGCGGTTATCAATATCAGTTCTCCGAATACTCCAGGGTTGAGAGATTTTCAAAAACAGGAGAATTTCGTGTCTCTGATTCAAGGAATTAAAAACGGGCTTGGAAAGAATTTTATAATTCCATTATTCGTAAAATTTGCTCCTGATATGGAGACAAAAGATCTTGAGGCCTTACTTGAGTCCTCTTTGAGTTTGAAAGTCGACGGTGTCGTTTTAACCAATACTACGATCGACAAGTCTTCCTTGAAAGCATATCCGAACGTGGAAAAGGAAGGAGGACTTTCAGGAACACCTTTGAAAAATCGTTCCACCGAATTTGTTCGAGTCGCTTATCGAATTTTAAAACGAAGAATTCCGATTATCGGAGTCGGAGGAATTGATTCCGAAAAAGCAGCCTTAGAAAAAATTCTTGCAGGAGCTGATTTAATTCAAATTTACACCGGTTATATCTATCAAGGACCTTTTTTACCTCTGAAGATTTTAGAGTTTTTGGATCGGTTCTTAAAAAAACAAGATCTAAAAACTGTGGCGGACTTGGTAGGAAAGGAAAAGGAAATTCAATACGATCCGAAATAG
- a CDS encoding ABC transporter ATP-binding protein, protein MNGDTKSFLEDSLIDVRNVVKRFKDTIAVNNLSLQIQKGEFVALLGPNGAGKTTLIEMLEGIQKPDAGSISILGTTWKESETFLRSKVGLALQETRFMDRITVRETLNLFGTFYKSKKQRLSEILELINLEEKQNTYVNNLSGGQRQRLALGVSILNYPEILFLDEPTTGLDPGARRDVWKILNRLRQDKTTMILTTHYMEEAEILCEKIIIMDHGKILDQGTLTDLLGRSDSGEIIRFSMEDGSNPENLVPSEGMYKFFWDPAKSEARIHVSAITDYLPELIRTISVSGKKLNTLECHKTTLDDLFLNMTGRGLEE, encoded by the coding sequence TTGAACGGGGATACAAAATCATTTCTGGAAGATAGTTTGATAGATGTTCGAAACGTCGTAAAACGTTTTAAGGATACGATTGCCGTGAACAACCTCAGCCTCCAAATTCAAAAAGGGGAATTTGTCGCTTTGCTCGGACCGAACGGAGCCGGTAAGACCACTTTGATTGAAATGTTGGAGGGAATCCAAAAACCCGACGCGGGATCTATATCGATTCTTGGAACTACTTGGAAGGAAAGCGAAACTTTTCTTAGATCTAAGGTTGGCCTAGCTCTTCAAGAAACTCGATTCATGGATCGGATCACGGTCCGAGAAACTTTGAATCTTTTCGGGACTTTTTATAAAAGTAAAAAACAGAGGTTGAGCGAAATTCTTGAGTTGATCAATCTGGAAGAGAAACAAAACACTTACGTAAATAACCTTTCCGGAGGTCAAAGACAGAGATTGGCTCTCGGAGTTTCTATATTAAATTATCCTGAAATTCTTTTTTTGGACGAACCTACAACGGGATTAGATCCCGGAGCGAGAAGGGACGTTTGGAAAATTTTGAACCGTCTTAGGCAGGATAAAACCACAATGATCCTCACCACACATTATATGGAAGAAGCGGAAATTCTCTGCGAAAAAATTATCATCATGGATCATGGAAAAATCTTAGATCAAGGAACTCTGACAGATCTTCTCGGAAGAAGCGATAGCGGCGAAATCATTCGATTTTCTATGGAGGATGGATCCAATCCCGAAAATTTAGTTCCATCAGAGGGAATGTATAAGTTCTTTTGGGATCCTGCAAAGTCTGAAGCGAGAATTCACGTATCCGCGATTACGGATTATCTTCCGGAACTGATAAGAACGATTTCCGTTTCCGGAAAAAAACTAAATACATTAGAATGCCATAAAACAACCTTAGACGATCTTTTTCTTAACATGACTGGAAGAGGATTGGAAGAATGA